GGAGTATCTATGCTAAACAATTTTCCTGGATTGTTTTCTGCTTTATACGTTTTGTCTGTCTCCCATTGTTGCTGGGCTGCAGTTTCGCATATCTGGTGGTCGTATCTTTTTTCCATGATGACTCTAGGTTAAACAAATGTTCTTGAGTTTTTTAATGTATACCCTTCGATACATTCTCCTGCGGAGAACACTCAGGGCGAACGGAGAGAGAGATTTGAATTAATTTTTTATTCCGCTCGCCCTGAGTGCCCCGTAAGGGGCGTATCGAAGGGTTAAACACTCCTTAGTATATACCGTTTCCATGTAAGCATCTAGTTTTAGCCACTTGTCCTTCGTAGCTCGTCAGAGCAAATAAGCTTGCCATTTGACCCATAAGTTAATTCGGGGTAGACTTTTTATGTTATTATTAATTAATTTTATGAGTTTACGGTCATTATGATTACATTACACACAGCCGAAATGTTTATTAGTATCATTACGTTTTTTATTGCTTATCTTGTAGTTATTACTATTTCAAATGTGTTTCGCACATGGGTGGCATATAAAATGGGTGATGCTACCGGAGTGCGCTTGGGATTTCTTACATTGAATCCAATGCATCATATTGATCCGATTGGACTCTTTTTTTTGTTCATGTTTTATTTTGGTTGGGGACGGATGGTGCCCATTAATCCACTACTTATTAGTGAGCCACATCGTGCATTAAAACTCGCAGCAGCGTATCTTTCGGATTCATTTATGCATCTTGTACTGAGCATAGTAGGCATTATTGCATTGTTGGCTATTTTTGATGTAAATATTCTTTCAGTAATGCGATATATGGTGTTAACGTACAATGTTTCGCATCTTCCTATTGCAAATATGTATCCACACATTTCGTCATTTGTTGTTTCTGTTGGATTTATTGTGTTTGCTTTTGTATATCTTAATGTGGTGCTGGGGGTTTTGAATTTTATTATTAACTTCAGTAATTGTTTGCTTTTTATTCTTGCAGACCGTTCTGATAAAGTTGCTCAGTATGCAAATTATATAACAATCGGATTGCCTATTTTCCTCATTTTGTTTTTTTCCCCATTATTACGATTGTTATCAGTGCATTTGATTTCATATATAGGTCTTATGATTGCTCACGTGGTAGGCATTGCCGGATAGCAATAATCCGTTTACCCTTCGATACACCCCTTACGGGGCACTCAGGGCGAGCGGAAAATAGAAATACAAATTATCTCCTCCGCTCGCCCTGAGTGTTCTCCGCAGGAGAATGTATAGAAGGGTCATGGCGAATGGGTTAGCTATAGGATTTAATACGTTATGATGAGTGAAATGGACAAAATAGAGCAGTTAACTGCAGGGACAGTAAATATTTATTCTGAAAACGAACTTGTTGCTGCAATAAAAAGTGGTAAAAAACTTAAAGTAAAACTTGGAGCTGATCCCACAGCTCCTGATTTACATTTGGGGCATACGGTTGTTTTTTCAAAATTAAAACAATTTCAAGATCTTGGGCATGAAGTTATTTTTTTAATTGGTGATTTTACTGCACAAATTGGTGATCCTACAGGACGTGATAAAACACGACCGCCATTAACAGAAGATGTAATCAATCACAATTTGCAATCCTATTTTGATCAAGTAGGTAGAATTTTAGATGCTACAAAAATAACGGTGGTCTACAATTCCCACTGGCTTGGCAAGTTAACAAGTGCCGATTTAGTGAGCTTACTTGCTAAAGTAACACTTGCGCGCATTATAGAGCGTGATGATTTTGAAAAACGTATTAAAAATAACGAATCAATTGGTATGCATGAACTATTATATCCAATATTCCAAGCCTATGATTCTATTGTGCTGCAAGCTGATGTTGAATTGGGTGGAACTGACCAAACATTCAATGTGTTAATGGGGCGATTTTTGCAGGAGCATTTTGGACAAAAAGGACAAATTGCAATCACCATGCCATTGCTTATTGGCTTAGATGGTGTGCATAAAATGTCCAAATCTTTGGGCAATTATGTTGGTTTAAATGAATCTGCAGCACAAGCGTTTGGCAAATTGATGTCCATATCTGATAATCTTATGTGGCATTATTTTTTGTTGCTGCTCAGTAAAACTTCTCAGCAGATTAGTGAAATGCAGTCAGCAGTTACTGCTGGTACTTTACATCCAATGAACTTAAAAAAAGATATGGCACAAGCGATTGTTGCACGGTTTTGGTCGGCTGATGAAGCAGTAACTGCGCGTAATCAGTTTGAAGCATTGTTCCAGAGCCGTGATTATTCGCAAGCAGAACAAGTAGAATTGCCGCATGGTTTTGCTAATCCTGTGTGGATAGTAGAATTGCTTAAAGTTTTGGGTGCGGTAACAACATCTTCAGATGCAAAGCGGTTGATTGAATCTGGTTCTGTGCACATGAATGATGAAGTTGTTACTGATTTTAAAGCAGTTATAAACTGGCAATCAGGTACAATTATTAAAGTTGGCAAACACCGTATTTATAAAATTAAGTAAGCGCCTGATTTTATGGATAACGTTGTTAAATGTGGATTTTTATTAATTAATAAGCCGGTTGGTATGAGTTCCTATGGATGCATTGGCTACATCAAAAGAATTCTGTTACATCAAGGCAACGGCGTAACAGTGCGCCAAAAAATTAAAATCGGCCATGCAGGGACGCTAGATCCTTTTGCTTGTGGGTTATTGATTATTGCTCTTGGTCGTGAGGCTACGTGTCTTCTTTCGCGTGTTATGGTTATGGAAAAGACATATGTTGCAACAGGTAAATGTGGCGAATTAACTGATACGCTCGATTATACTGGCACGGTTGTAGCAACATCGGATAAAATTCCAACAAAACAGGAGTTGCAACAAGCGTTAGACTCTTTTGGCTCTTCTTATGAACAAATTCCTCCTCTGTATTCTGCGTTAAAATATCAGGGAAAACCGTTATACTTGCTGGCGCGCAAAAAAATGATGAACGAACAGCAGTTGCAGGAAATAGCTGATAATAAACGCAGAATTGTTCAATTGTATGATAAACAACTTTTATCGTATGAATCTCCCTTTTTTACTATTCAAGCACGTGTTTCTTGTGGTACGTATATTCGTACTCTGGTCAATGATATTGCAATTCGCGCAGGTAGCTGTGCAACAACATATCAGCTTGCTCGTACAGCAATAGGGCCATTCAATCTTGATCAGGCAGTAGATTTGCAATCAATTGAAAGTATTGATGATATTAATGCTCGTATTATTCCAATTGATAACTTCTTTTTATAAAAATCATTGAGTTTTGTTTTTTATTTTTATTATATTAATTACTAGTAGTAATATATGGACATATAGTGTCCTTTTATAAAAAGGAGGAAGGGGGAAGTTGTGAAGAAGATAATGAGTATAATGTTTATTGCAATTGCTCTGTGGATGAGTACTGTTGATGCTCGGAGTGTAGCAGGAGAGGCTGCTTTAGCACAAGAAGAAGCTAAGCAGGCTGAACGTGATCAGTTAGATGCTCGACCATTGGCGGAAATTGTATCGCCTGCGAACAAAAAACCAGATAGATTTACACAAACAGAGGCGCATTTGTTTTTGAAACCGATAAGAGATCTTATTGCAAAGAATTATCCTGATACTGAACCTTACTTGGATGTGATAGCAACGGTGATAGCTAATGAGGCTGAACATAAAGATACCCATTACGCTTTCTATAATACTACATCAAACTCGTGGCGGTTGGCTCAGGATCTTTACACTCGTCTCTATGCATATCAAAATCCAGAAAAGGCACCCTCAAGAGAATTTAAGTTTTTGAGATTTAGTGATGAAGCTGTTGATATGACAGCACAGAGCTTTTTAGTGAACGAGTTGAAAGAAAAAGGGCTTGTTGATGATAATACCGACACAAAATTTATTATGTTATCAGTTAATCTAGCTTTATTTGGCAATGTAGGTTTTCCAGGCGAGTGTTCCTGGGAATATTTTATGCATCCACAGTCACATGCGAAGCCTATTCGTATAATATATGAGAAAATGATGGATCGATTTGGTTTATCACACAAGCATATTGATGAATTAATGTCTCTTGTTGATATATATGACACCAAAGAAGATACTATTGTTCAAATTCTTGTTCCTATAGGAAAAGTTGATGAAATTGGTTATTTGGCATGGGTAAAAGGTATCCCTGCCCATGGAGAAACTATTGCTTGGATTTTGAGTCATGCAAAATCTAAAGGTTTCATGAGAGGGATAAAACCGACTATGGAAAAATTAACGGAACAGTTTGCTGAAGAGCAAAGGAAAAACCCACTGTTCAGACATATGTTGAAAGACATTCAGGCTGGCGATTTTAGTTTGGATGCTTTTTTAAAAGTTTATCGTAATAAACCATGGGATGTTAAAGAAATTAATGACGTAACGGCCCGTTTGTTGTTTACGCCTGGTGTACTACTTAATCCGGCATCCGGTGTTAAATTCTTTAGATTTTCGACAGTTCATAAAGATAAATTAAAAAGATATAACACTGAACTAAACAGGATTATCGCAAAAATGATTGCTGAAAAAGATGCGGCGCAAGGGGTGGGCAAGGTGCAGATTATACCTCAAAAAACACCTGCTGAAAGTATGCCGCAAAAAGCTCGTCCTGCAGCTCCACAAAGAGGGCGTGCTGTACCAGCAGGTAGGTAAAGCTTAGTTAATAGTATTAAAAGGAAAGAAGGCAAAAATGAATAGAAAAGCTTTTTTAAACATAATACTTGTGGCTTTTTGTATGAATTTTTGTCTTCTTTATCCACGAAGTGTTGTAGATCCTATCCCACAAAAACGGTCTACGTCTGGGAAGGTTGCGGATAAAAAAATTGTTGTTGCTAAAGAAAAAGTAGTACCAGCAGTTAAAGCGCCAAAGAACGCTCCTCCCGTGTTGCCTAAGCCTAAAGTTAAATTATCATTAGAAGATATCCATTCTATGGCGTTGCAGCAAAAACCAATAGTGCAAGGCGGTTCGACAACAAGATCTAAATCTATTATTCCTGCTGAATTAACAACCGATCTTTTTACCCAATCACAAGCGCATATGTCAGTTCCTGAAGTTAAAAAATTAATTGCTGCTACGTATAACACAAAACCATATGAAAAGCTTATAGCTGCGGTTTTGGCTCGTGAAAAAGAATATGCAAACGATTATGTTTTTTATCATGGTGTTGATAATATTTGGCGTGTTCCACAAGATTTGTACACGCGACTATATGCTCACTTTAATTCATTATCCGCAAACTCAATTAAAAATTTTATATTTCTACGTTTTGAAGATGTTCATGGACCATCATCAGTGCAAGAGTTTTTAGTGACTAAGCTCAAAGAAGGTGGCTTGATGAACGATCACCCAATGGGTTTGTTCCTTATTGCTGCCAATTTAGCTCTTTTTGGCAATGTTGGAGTGCAACCTGAATGTACATGGCAATATTTTATAAAATCTCGAGGGCACACCAATCCTACTCGTGTTACGTACGAAAAAATTATGGATAGTTTTAGTTTAACACATAAACATATCAATGAGCTTATGTCGCTTGTTGATTTGTATCAAACAAAAGAGCAAACGATACTACAGATATTTGTTCCAAAAGATAAGGTCGATAGAATTGGATACTTGTCATGGATCAGGGGTATTCCTGCTCATCAAAAAACAATGAATATTGTTTTGCGTAGCGTGGAAAATAAAACATTTGAAAAAACCGCGCCAGCAATAGCTCACTACACTAAGCTGTTTAAACAAGAGCAGGAAAGTAACCCTATATTTAAAAATTTAATAGAGCGTGTTAAAGCTGGTGAGTTCAGCTTAAGTTATTTTCTTAATTTTTATCGTAATAGACCAAATGAAATTGAAGGTATTAATAGCTTTCAAGCACGTCTTATTTTTACACCAGATGTTCTTTTGAATACATTTTCTGGAGTGAAAATATTTCGCTATTCAATGGCTACACCTGAACAATTAAAAAAATATCAGCAGAAGTTTGACATGATTATTAATAAGATTATTGCTGAAAAAAAACAATAGTTACTCGTAGTAATTAATAAAGGCTCCAAGATATTCTTGGAGCCTTTTACTATTTATTCTAATGTTTTTTCAATTTCATTAAATATTCGAATGATATGCTCATCTTTGAGTGCTTGCATACTTTTTTGATTAAAGTGTAAAGGGTGGGCTTCAATTTTATCCGTGAATATTTCCTTTAAGTCTTTTAATAATTGTTTTTTTTCATCGTTACTATACGTAGAGAGATATCCATCTAAAAAAGGCTTAAGAGTTATATTAAGAAACGTACCTGGTTTTATGTCAGCAATTAATTCTTTAAATTCATATCGCGTCTTATCGGTTGAGAAATGAGGGAAAAAGAGTCGTACAAAATCGATGACTGGCTTTTTCAAATTTCCAAAAGATCGTACCATCGTTTCATTATCAATAAAGGTAAAGTGTCCCATTTTTTCGTCATAAAAGATGTTGTGACAGTGTAAATCTCCATGGGCTACTGTATTGCCAAGTTTTCTTCCTGGTGCAGGCTTCATAAAGCGTTTATGAAAATTACTTAATTCCTGTCCCAATATCCGATACGCTTTTTTTAATCGAGCTGCATTTTGAGGTGTTTGTTTTTTGCTAAATTCGGTAATTAATTCACACAATACCATACCATCAGCTGCTGGCATTGTTGCTATATAATGAATATTTTGTTTATGTGGATGATAAGAAAAATAAAAAAATGGTAGTGATATGGTTGGAAAACCTTTTTGAACTTTTGGTGCGATAATACTTTCCATACCAGGATAAACTTCTATTTTTTTAAGATTGGTTGATTCTTCGAGACCCTTTTTGGACTCCTTAACAATATAGAGGTAATTTTTTGATGGTGTGACGCATGTTGAAGTTACTAAAAAGAGCTGTACTGTATTATAACCACTTCCAGCACCAAGAGTTTTGACGTTTAAACATTCTTTTTTACTAAATGCTTTATCTTTCAATTTTTCTTCTGCATATGCCTGTGCTAATATCGAAGACAATAAACTGTCTGTAAGTGTTCCTTTGGGTCCGAGCAGTTTAAAATCAAATTTCATTTTATGTACGACGGTTGTAGTGCCATACAGTTTATCTAAAAAATCATCTGAAGTCATATTGGATGCGTTATATTTTTTCTTTATATTCGCAATAGAGGAAGCGTTGCATTGTTTTGCTTCGTTAATACAATGATTGATAACCTGATCTCCTGTCTCGTCTTTTCCAAAACGA
This DNA window, taken from Candidatus Babeliales bacterium, encodes the following:
- the truB gene encoding tRNA pseudouridine(55) synthase TruB, yielding MDNVVKCGFLLINKPVGMSSYGCIGYIKRILLHQGNGVTVRQKIKIGHAGTLDPFACGLLIIALGREATCLLSRVMVMEKTYVATGKCGELTDTLDYTGTVVATSDKIPTKQELQQALDSFGSSYEQIPPLYSALKYQGKPLYLLARKKMMNEQQLQEIADNKRRIVQLYDKQLLSYESPFFTIQARVSCGTYIRTLVNDIAIRAGSCATTYQLARTAIGPFNLDQAVDLQSIESIDDINARIIPIDNFFL
- the tyrS gene encoding tyrosine--tRNA ligase codes for the protein MMSEMDKIEQLTAGTVNIYSENELVAAIKSGKKLKVKLGADPTAPDLHLGHTVVFSKLKQFQDLGHEVIFLIGDFTAQIGDPTGRDKTRPPLTEDVINHNLQSYFDQVGRILDATKITVVYNSHWLGKLTSADLVSLLAKVTLARIIERDDFEKRIKNNESIGMHELLYPIFQAYDSIVLQADVELGGTDQTFNVLMGRFLQEHFGQKGQIAITMPLLIGLDGVHKMSKSLGNYVGLNESAAQAFGKLMSISDNLMWHYFLLLLSKTSQQISEMQSAVTAGTLHPMNLKKDMAQAIVARFWSADEAVTARNQFEALFQSRDYSQAEQVELPHGFANPVWIVELLKVLGAVTTSSDAKRLIESGSVHMNDEVVTDFKAVINWQSGTIIKVGKHRIYKIK